The following nucleotide sequence is from Perca flavescens isolate YP-PL-M2 chromosome 20, PFLA_1.0, whole genome shotgun sequence.
CGACAAATATGTCCCCCCAATTTTCACCTTAGGAGGCTGAAATTTGGCAGGGaaggcaagtgtgtgtgtgtgtgtgaggttgtgtgtgtgccagtgccTGATAGGATTGCTTGGTTTTTCCCCAATAAAACGTGATATACAGCCTATTTGGTATTAAGAAAATCCTATTAATAATAGCCTACTGGTTATAACAATTACAAGTAAGTAAGGGTACTCATGTGGACAGAAATAAGAAGTGCCGGCCCATTTCAGGCACTGGCGTGTGTGAATGCATGCGCGTATATGGTCACAGCTATTGCAAATTTGTGCTTGTTGATTTGTTTAGATTTTCTGAGATCTTCCTGGGGTTGCTCGGAGTAGGTGTACATCCTGGAGCATTAGTTTTGTCCAGCGTGAACTTACTTCATACCCCAAACCTTCTGGTATGCAGTACAGAATAGAGACACAGGGGTAGTTTAATTGCCACCTTGCATTAACATGCAATCTGTATATCAAATCTGGATCAGGAAAATGCAGTGTCGTCATGCACGCTACCTAAACTAAACATGgagaagcagcattcagtttcTGTGCACCACACATTAGGGGTGTAACAACACATCAATCTAGATCTCGATATGTATTTTCAATGATCAAATTGAAAATATCGATAAATATCATCTTTAAAATGctcctttattttgaaagtcccactttatatttattctttttagtAAAAAGAATAGTGTCTTTCATTGAATTGTCTTGAAGAGCTCAGTCCTGAATTTAAAGGGTATGAAGGGGTATGGAGGTTGATGGTAATTGTTCATTTTGTAACCCTTGTGTTCCCGTCAACcgtgaaaaaaacactttttattcaacgcctttttttcaccgtttgttttggctttttccaacgttttaaattgttacatttttcttctacacattttcagtgcttatttctacgtcacatattttctgatataaaacaaaaattgaaaacacaATGGTTAAGATATGCCaatttgtaattatataagtcaTTATTGGTTGGACTGTTGAGCTAAAGCTATGCTAGTTGTTGGTACTTGACCCTATACAGTACACGTtcatagtaagtaagtaagtaatttatttgatatagcacctttcacagacagagtcacaaagtgcttcacacaaatgacatttgattaaaaaacattaaaatccaaaacagaaaataatacAAGCAACAACAAATGCAGTTTGAgtgaggattaaaaaaaacaaccacaattacaaacatgagacaaaagCCAGTTGAAACAAGTATGTTTTCAAATGCTTTCTAAAAGCGTCAACCGAGATTGCAGAACGTAGGTTAACAGGAAGAGCGTTCCACGAGGGTGGAGTTACCACTTCGAAAGAACGGTCACCTTTAGTCTTTAAAGGAGTGCGAGGGACCACCAGGAGTCCTGGTTAGAGGACCTGAGGGACCTGGTAGTGATGTACGGCTGGAGCAGGTCAGAGATATAAACAGGCGCCTGACCATGCAATGCTTTATATGTCAGAACTAGAACCTTAAAATGGATCCTGAGCTTTATTGGAAGCCAATGTAACATGGATAACACAGGAGTGATGTGTGACATTCTGTTGGACCTGGTCAACAGCCTAGCAGCAGAATTTTGCACTAGTTGCAGACGTTCCTGGGATGACTTGCTAAGACAGGTGAAAACAGAGTTACAGTAATCAAGTTGTGATGAAACAAAACCATGAATGATTATCTCAAGTTCCCCTTGTGATACCATGGTCCTGAGTTTAGCAATGTTTCTCAGCTGGAAGAAACATGTACGGGACAGAGAAATGACATGTTGTTCAAGAAACATATTCTGATCAAATATAACACCAAGGTTTCTAAGACTGGACTGTACCACTGAAGAAAGGGACCCCAGAAGATTAATAACTTTGGAGGCTGTAGTATCTGGAGCGACAATAAGGACTTCGGTCTTAGCCTCATTGAGCTGCAAGAAATTGTTTGCCAACCAATCCTTAATGGAGGACAAGCAAATTATAGCAACAAAAATACCGAGGGAGAACATGtaaatgataataaagagggGTGCAGTTTACTTCATTGGCTGTGTTATTACACAttcacataataataaaaataacttttatttatatggtgcctttcatgaaacccaaggccACTTTACAGAATGACTGTGGCTAAGCTAAGGGAGGTCGGAGGCTGTGGTGAACAGGTGGTGTGTCAGGAGGATTTTTAAACATGTCCAGGGATGGAgcagggagggtgttccagagggatggggctgcaacactaaaggctctgtctccgaagtacagagtctggtgtggggaatggagagcaggccagtGTCTGAGGACAGCATGTTTCAGggtggggtgtatggatggaggaggtcggagaggtactgtggggccagggcacggagggatttgtaggtgagaaggaggattttatatGTAGCTTActtgggagccagtgaaggtaGATGAGGGTTGGGGTGATGTGCTGCCAGGTCTTGGTGTGGGTAAGGACTGTGGCGGCAGAGTTTAGGACATACTGGAGCCTGTCTAgggttttgctggggaccccagaCAGGACTTCATTGCAGTAGTCCAAACAGGAAGTAATTAAAGCATGAATGGGGGTTTCTGCCACGGAGTCAGAGAGTGATGGCCGGAGTCTGGAGATGTTTGAGATAAAAAAGGCTGATTTGGTGATGGATTTGATGGGAGTATGGAAAGAGAGGGTGGAGTCCAGGATTACACCAAGGTTGTGGACCTCGGAGGATGGGCAGATGGCACACCCGTCGACATCCAGGATGAGATCTCCAACCTTCTGGAGCAGCACCTTGGGGGCCACAACCAAGAGCTCTGTTTTATTGTTGATAACAGTGATGGAACCAAAACATGTATCCTGGAATGTATTCAAAACTTTAACgggtttaaaaaagtaatgaacAGATTTGACTGAAAAACtcaattatattgttaaattgcaattatttctgagacaactAATAGCACAGAGCAGCAGTGTTTGTATTGGTCGAACGGGCACCTGTCTGGTCAACACTGAACAgtggtgacctttgacctttgacctgcgATCTACCCCCGAACAGGAAAGGCACGCTGAGATTTGTCCGTCGGAGCGGATATTCAGAGGACTTTAATGTAACATCGACATCAAGAATAAATAGGTTTACTCCCCGAGTCCAGTTAGTCCGACTCACGCAGCGTTTTCTCTCGcttccttcttctctctctggTAGCCATGTTTTTTATGCGGCCTGGATTTGAGGCTCAAAGCTGATTCGGACTTCATCGACTTCCTTTTCCCTGCGGCGAGCTCCTCCCCTCCTGGTTTCCAGAGCAACAGTTGAGCGTCTTCTCCCCCGGTGACCAGAGCCTCCCCCGCCGCGTCCCACAGGTAGCAGCGCACCGTGGAGGCGTGGCCTCCCTCCAGGGTCCTCAGCAGGCGAAGCCCCCCACCGGTACACTCCATCAGGTGGAGCTCCCCGCTGTTCTTCCCTCCGACCACCAGCAGCTTCTGGGCCTCCTCCAGCCACCCGCCCCCCACCAGGTAATCCACGCCCCCCCCGTCGGCCAGCAGAGCCAGGCCACGGGCGTCCCGAGTGCTGAAGACGGTGAGGGGCTCGTCGGTGTCCAGCTGACCCAGATCCCACAGGTGCAGGCCCTCGTCATGGCTGAGGCACAGCAGCTGGGTGTAGTCGGCGCCGCACCAACGCACGGCGCCGGCGGACGAGTCGCTGTTACAGGTGGCGAGCAGCGCCTCGTCCTCCGCCCCCCGGCTCAGGTCAAACACGTTCACCAGGCCGTCCGTGGAGCAGGACGCCAGGCGGTCTTTCTCTCGAGGGTGGAAGCTCACGTGTGTGATGTCATCACTGTGGGACTCGGAATACACACCGAGGAGCCCGCCGCCGGGCTTTCTGACGTCCCAGAAGACCAGGAAGCTGTCCTCCTCGTTGACCTGCTCGGTGCCGGCACACAGGAGCGCGTCGCTGCAGCTCAGGTCCACGCTGCAGTAGGTGTGGGACGGGTCGCTTCTAAACACCTGGGCAGCCTCGGTCCCGGGGCGGCGGACGTCCCACCCCCGGACCGTCCCGTCAGCAGAGCCCGAGTAGAGGAAGTCAGGGGACGCGTGGGAGAAAACAACCCCGCAAAGCGGGCCGCTGTGGCCCCGGTACTCCCCCACCAGGTTCAGAGAGTCCTTGTTGTGAAGGTGGACGGAGAAGTTGGAGCAGGACACGGCCAGCAGGCCGGCCGGCTGCAGGGCCACGTCCAGCAGGTAGGTGGCGTCCTCTGGAAGAGAGCGCCTGGCGAGGGACAGGCCTCGGAGCTTCTCCTCCAAACCCTCCATGGCCGCTCAGCGGGACCAGATTCAACCACGCtgaacaggaagaagaaaagcaCACCTTTAAAGTTGAGCTTCAGAAGCCAGGATTACATTTAGTCCATTCATCTCTCGGAGAAGCACACACCTTATGAACATTATGTACAACGTAACagcagggctgggcgatagggagaaaatcagatatcacgatattctcgTCCTAATACCTTGATggcgatattgtggcgatattctagggttgactattggtgctttaacaaaatatcttcacaatgagattttagataaataatcatcagtagtGTGGACATAACGTCTAAGTGGGGAAAGGTACAagataatagaacagctagaacagtctggtaagttcagaaaagtacatcactttactgtaatgcagcctttaaaaccaggaaaagacaccacttatgtcatattacaatatccaaaatctaagacgatatctagtctcatatcacgatatagatataatatcaatatattgcccagccctacataaCAGCAACAATTGGCTAACCCTTGTGTGGcgttcatatttttgttccacagccaatgttcccggATCTGGTGGgcccaccacattattaggcttttaaatcaatacagccataacaatttatttaaaaaatattaatagaTGTTTACTTTAGGTCAATTGCCAATGATATAGACataatttatggttcatatatgtacccctgtgagatcacatttatgataaTTTTCgtttttgtgagaaaacaaggaaattcaattatagaaaaggtaaaaaaaaaaaaatagaaacaagattgtggatcattattggtgcttatttcttagaacttcatcagaacaggtgaaagagcttgaaatgtaacaatgttgtaactttgtgtgggaatagcaggtgtaGAAAGACAACATAGTTTCATATTAGGGATGTTAACCGTTGACCGTTTCAACGTTAACCGgtcaaaattattgttagtcggttaaaaaaaaaaagtgatctctAAATTAGGCAATTATAGAGATATTGGAATAAACTACAACAGTTAGCCATCTcattccaatattttttttgtgtgaagtgAAATAATCCCTCATGCAAAATTTTTcataaggcataaaaaaaaaattgtttggttccggtttgttgtctgttgaggtcatgggtcatagggaatttatttatttatttattttttcccagtggcagcaaaggataagtag
It contains:
- the wdr89 gene encoding WD repeat-containing protein 89 is translated as MEGLEEKLRGLSLARRSLPEDATYLLDVALQPAGLLAVSCSNFSVHLHNKDSLNLVGEYRGHSGPLCGVVFSHASPDFLYSGSADGTVRGWDVRRPGTEAAQVFRSDPSHTYCSVDLSCSDALLCAGTEQVNEEDSFLVFWDVRKPGGGLLGVYSESHSDDITHVSFHPREKDRLASCSTDGLVNVFDLSRGAEDEALLATCNSDSSAGAVRWCGADYTQLLCLSHDEGLHLWDLGQLDTDEPLTVFSTRDARGLALLADGGGVDYLVGGGWLEEAQKLLVVGGKNSGELHLMECTGGGLRLLRTLEGGHASTVRCYLWDAAGEALVTGGEDAQLLLWKPGGEELAAGKRKSMKSESALSLKSRPHKKHGYQREKKEARENAA